In Halapricum desulfuricans, a single window of DNA contains:
- a CDS encoding helicase-related protein, producing the protein MTSLRHYDWRAVYESQPSDDRSYLVEEFYRPALERATQYDRIAGYFNSGALAAAAKGIEAFIDNDAEMRLIVGAQLQERDRPILEALEDEFDERFTDLDESQLDGRLEILAWLLEHDRLKIKVAQPKHGKWGVFHPKVGIFYDSEGNRLSFEGSVNETKSGWTMNYERFKVHRDWRREEATYLTADVESFDQLWNDDHEYVDVYDLSTAIEENIIEWKSPDSFDGVEKAAKRAQGKDERPEESETGEVTASGAAAATILDKGPKMPQGLHIAEEASTIDPWPHQRVVSDTAVNTYPQGFLFCDEVGLGKTIEIGFTLSRLGLTDEIQNSLLLVPAGLTQQWQEELWEKFNLNTYRYDRTTGGDYVFYDAFGNATAPPGESELDIDAARRAEDWTESPIWRFVHDRQADSDQPVIVIMSWHTARLSRYWDDIAPGGKDNGRQRGNVPASVRGRDASEREGVWDTVVVDEAHNARRTTNLYGLLEELRPHTQTYYLMTATPMQLHHEELYDLLTLLELPDEWDNRNRFSDFFRTRRALIDALDESGSDEALTEISTQQTLDGEYQAGIDTSLSTSEEIYLKVSEALGLEDEAIARQRLLTACKLARSYGDSYDGYVETVDEAIAAADLDTFMGEDRQLKQLLYPESVVATEPFIVSRSDRRTAIDELSEDAWRVIQEVLDEATPVNALLHRNTRDTLEKYSEADILDESVADRDPERKDISLSDEAAEVYERIDEYTTKFYKKAQEAEEQQTQALGFVMTTYRERLTSSIAAIRKSLSHRLETLERQHKALERKAAVEEDIDAEAAASLAEFSTAEQVDFAELEDGGESMLGVDISEVVPGDTDEGLSLIEEEITELRSFIQDVRQIGRDPKINQLRDDLRELDKQGHDRVLVFTQYTDTLDYVRSHLTQTHGENVATYSGRGGEMYDADADEWYGVSKEQVKRAFAAEEDGVDVLVGTEAASEGLNLQECGAVINYDLPWNPMKVEQRIGRVDRIGQEHDEITIYHYIYEDTIENDIYDALDDRINMFEDVVGELQPILAGVNQNIKSATLEGDGDAAASVSEQMQATGDQDTVDVREALTEVESATREEVLANARLTAWESYSHPDIESVGAESHDNVPFTTGSVEAAFTSVFPGILDSLTVTPVAEIEEASEIDEEYREAVYRVTLPDEVEISWQLEEGTVASQIANKENTVAVTFDPACADEYPSLRFALPGEPIFDQLVDLVCSATDTDKYEWVQLGYDWTGDDYRTGGESWIIGHLFKDEAGVVLGPDGTAVETPTDMERLEEWVHLFTQNRT; encoded by the coding sequence ATGACCTCTCTTCGACACTACGACTGGCGCGCCGTCTACGAGAGCCAGCCTAGCGACGACCGGTCGTACCTCGTCGAGGAGTTCTACCGGCCCGCCCTGGAGCGTGCGACGCAGTACGACCGTATCGCGGGTTACTTCAACAGCGGTGCGCTCGCTGCGGCCGCGAAAGGCATCGAGGCGTTTATCGACAACGACGCGGAGATGCGGCTTATCGTCGGCGCGCAACTTCAGGAACGCGATCGGCCGATACTCGAAGCCCTCGAAGACGAGTTCGACGAGCGATTTACTGACCTCGACGAATCCCAACTGGACGGCCGCCTGGAAATTCTCGCGTGGCTCCTCGAACACGACCGACTGAAGATCAAAGTCGCCCAGCCGAAGCACGGCAAATGGGGAGTCTTCCACCCGAAGGTCGGCATCTTCTACGACAGCGAGGGAAACCGCCTCTCGTTCGAAGGATCGGTCAACGAGACCAAAAGCGGCTGGACAATGAACTACGAGCGATTCAAAGTCCACCGTGACTGGCGACGCGAAGAAGCGACTTACCTTACTGCCGACGTGGAATCGTTCGACCAGCTCTGGAACGACGACCACGAGTACGTCGATGTCTACGACCTCTCGACCGCGATCGAGGAGAACATCATCGAGTGGAAATCACCCGACTCCTTCGACGGCGTCGAGAAAGCCGCCAAACGGGCACAGGGTAAGGACGAACGACCCGAGGAAAGCGAAACGGGTGAGGTGACGGCGTCCGGCGCAGCAGCGGCAACGATCCTCGATAAGGGGCCGAAGATGCCGCAGGGGCTCCATATTGCCGAGGAAGCCAGCACGATCGACCCGTGGCCCCACCAGCGTGTCGTCTCCGACACCGCCGTCAACACGTACCCGCAGGGCTTCCTGTTCTGCGACGAGGTCGGACTGGGCAAGACCATTGAGATCGGGTTCACGCTGTCCCGGCTCGGCCTCACTGACGAGATCCAAAACTCGCTGCTCCTGGTTCCGGCCGGACTGACCCAGCAATGGCAGGAAGAACTCTGGGAGAAGTTCAACCTCAACACCTATCGGTACGACCGCACGACCGGCGGTGACTACGTCTTCTACGACGCATTCGGCAACGCGACTGCGCCCCCTGGAGAAAGCGAACTCGATATCGACGCGGCCCGGCGTGCAGAGGATTGGACTGAGAGCCCGATCTGGCGGTTCGTACACGATCGTCAGGCCGACTCCGACCAGCCCGTCATCGTTATTATGTCGTGGCACACGGCACGTCTCTCCCGCTACTGGGACGATATCGCCCCTGGTGGCAAGGACAATGGCCGACAACGGGGCAACGTCCCGGCAAGCGTCCGTGGCCGCGACGCCAGTGAACGCGAGGGCGTCTGGGATACAGTCGTCGTCGACGAAGCGCACAATGCGCGCCGAACGACCAACCTCTACGGACTCCTCGAAGAGCTCCGGCCACACACTCAAACCTACTACCTGATGACGGCGACGCCGATGCAACTCCACCACGAGGAACTCTACGATCTTCTCACGTTGCTTGAGCTTCCTGACGAGTGGGACAACCGCAACCGGTTCTCGGACTTCTTCCGAACACGCCGGGCGCTCATCGATGCGCTCGACGAGAGCGGATCCGACGAGGCACTGACCGAGATCAGCACACAGCAAACGCTGGATGGGGAGTATCAAGCCGGGATCGACACGTCGCTGTCCACGTCGGAAGAGATCTACCTGAAAGTGAGCGAAGCACTCGGTCTTGAAGACGAAGCAATCGCTCGTCAGCGTCTGCTGACGGCGTGTAAGCTTGCTCGTTCGTACGGAGACTCCTACGACGGATACGTGGAAACGGTAGACGAAGCGATAGCTGCCGCCGATCTCGACACGTTCATGGGCGAAGATCGACAGCTCAAGCAACTCCTCTATCCGGAGAGTGTCGTGGCGACTGAGCCGTTTATCGTTAGTCGGTCGGACCGACGAACCGCGATCGATGAGCTCTCGGAAGACGCCTGGCGCGTCATTCAGGAAGTGCTTGACGAGGCCACACCGGTAAACGCGTTGCTACATCGGAATACTCGGGACACCCTAGAAAAATATAGCGAGGCGGATATCCTGGACGAGTCGGTCGCTGACCGAGATCCCGAGCGGAAAGACATCTCGCTGTCCGACGAAGCCGCTGAAGTGTACGAGCGCATCGACGAGTACACAACGAAGTTCTACAAGAAGGCCCAGGAAGCCGAAGAGCAGCAGACACAGGCGCTCGGGTTCGTTATGACAACCTATCGGGAGCGCCTCACCAGCAGCATCGCAGCGATTCGCAAGAGCCTCTCACACCGACTTGAGACGCTGGAGCGACAGCATAAGGCGCTCGAACGCAAGGCCGCAGTCGAAGAAGACATTGACGCGGAGGCGGCAGCCAGTCTGGCCGAGTTCTCGACAGCGGAGCAGGTCGACTTCGCCGAGTTAGAAGACGGAGGCGAAAGTATGCTCGGTGTCGATATCTCGGAAGTGGTGCCGGGCGATACCGACGAGGGCCTGTCCCTCATCGAAGAGGAGATCACTGAGCTCAGGTCATTTATCCAAGACGTTCGGCAGATCGGGCGTGACCCGAAGATCAACCAGCTGCGCGATGACCTCAGAGAACTCGACAAGCAAGGACACGACCGTGTGCTTGTCTTCACCCAATACACGGATACGCTCGACTACGTCCGGAGCCATTTGACGCAGACGCACGGAGAAAACGTAGCGACGTACTCGGGACGGGGTGGCGAGATGTACGATGCCGACGCCGATGAGTGGTATGGAGTGAGCAAAGAGCAGGTTAAGCGCGCGTTTGCAGCCGAAGAAGACGGCGTCGACGTGCTCGTCGGGACCGAGGCAGCGAGCGAAGGGCTGAACCTCCAGGAGTGTGGCGCGGTCATCAACTACGACCTGCCGTGGAATCCGATGAAAGTCGAGCAGCGGATCGGTCGTGTGGACCGGATTGGCCAGGAACACGACGAGATCACGATTTACCACTACATCTACGAAGACACGATCGAGAACGACATCTACGACGCGTTGGACGACCGGATCAATATGTTCGAAGACGTGGTCGGAGAGCTACAGCCGATCTTGGCCGGCGTGAATCAAAACATCAAGTCGGCAACGCTGGAGGGCGATGGGGACGCAGCTGCGTCTGTAAGCGAGCAGATGCAGGCCACTGGCGACCAAGATACGGTCGACGTTCGAGAGGCGTTGACCGAGGTCGAGTCCGCAACACGCGAGGAGGTCCTTGCGAATGCACGTCTCACAGCGTGGGAATCATACAGCCACCCCGACATCGAATCAGTCGGTGCTGAATCACACGATAACGTACCATTCACTACGGGTAGTGTCGAAGCCGCCTTTACGTCTGTCTTTCCGGGTATCTTGGACTCGCTCACGGTCACTCCTGTGGCAGAGATCGAAGAAGCGAGCGAAATAGACGAGGAGTATCGCGAGGCCGTATATCGGGTTACGCTACCAGATGAAGTCGAAATCTCCTGGCAGTTGGAAGAGGGGACAGTTGCATCACAAATCGCCAATAAGGAAAATACCGTTGCAGTGACGTTCGATCCGGCCTGTGCAGACGAATACCCGTCTCTTCGATTCGCCCTGCCCGGTGAACCGATCTTTGACCAGTTGGTCGATCTAGTCTGTTCTGCGACGGATACGGACAAATATGAATGGGTCCAGCTCGGGTACGACTGGACCGGCGACGACTACAGAACAGGTGGAGAGAGCTGGATTATTGGGCACTTATTTAAGGACGAAGCGGGAGTAGTTCTAGGCCCGGATGGGACGGCAGTCGAGACTCCGACCGATATGGAAAGACTAGAAGAGTGGGTGCATCTGTTTACTCAAAATAGGACGTAG